In a single window of the Lebetimonas sp. JH292 genome:
- a CDS encoding NADH-quinone oxidoreductase subunit B has protein sequence MLKVLDFFNYARSKSPWIVHFCSGCCSLEMLASMGPRYDWERYGYIMTPTPRQADIIFITGLVSKKILPALLRTYEQMPEPRYVVAIGACAFDGGPYNDSPSVIKNMTEILPADVFVAGCPPKPEAIIAGLEELKEKIKRGEPSASSQGGLWKQMKF, from the coding sequence ATGCTAAAAGTGCTTGATTTCTTTAATTATGCAAGGAGTAAATCTCCTTGGATTGTCCATTTTTGTAGCGGCTGCTGCTCTCTTGAAATGTTGGCATCCATGGGGCCGAGATATGACTGGGAAAGATACGGATATATAATGACGCCGACTCCGAGACAGGCCGATATTATTTTTATTACAGGGCTTGTAAGCAAAAAAATTCTTCCGGCTCTTCTTAGAACATACGAGCAGATGCCGGAGCCCAGATATGTTGTGGCAATCGGTGCATGTGCGTTTGACGGGGGTCCTTATAATGATTCTCCATCGGTAATTAAAAATATGACCGAAATTCTGCCTGCAGATGTGTTTGTGGCGGGCTGTCCTCCAAAACCGGAAGCAATTATTGCCGGACTTGAAGAACTTAAAGAAAAAATAAAAAGAGGCGAGCCGAGTGCGTCAAGTCAGGGCGGTCTCTGGAAACAAATGAAATTTTAA
- a CDS encoding NADH-quinone oxidoreductase subunit A, giving the protein MGLILAIAAGLITGVVLLYLLGIIVAPYNPGEIKNDHFECGLPPSSEVPNKANFNYFIFAIAFIVFDMAGLFFSLFVFADNKNALNWAMIFGVLLFAAITISMKEYRNAKSA; this is encoded by the coding sequence ATGGGTTTGATTTTGGCAATAGCCGCAGGTCTGATTACAGGGGTAGTTTTATTGTATCTCTTGGGTATAATAGTGGCACCTTACAATCCTGGTGAAATTAAAAACGATCATTTTGAATGCGGACTTCCGCCAAGCAGTGAAGTTCCAAACAAAGCCAATTTCAATTATTTTATTTTTGCGATTGCATTTATTGTTTTTGATATGGCTGGACTTTTCTTTTCTTTGTTTGTTTTTGCAGATAATAAAAATGCCTTAAATTGGGCCATGATATTTGGTGTATTGCTGTTTGCGGCTATTACTATCAGTATGAAGGAGTATAGAAATGCTAAAAGTGCTTGA
- a CDS encoding ATP-binding protein, with amino-acid sequence MVNNIISFLKNPQNSTVYKVLNLKKEETEILRIMLEFYLDSKEDVSVKEILFSIFGKDKFKALENIDVIKNLIEEGWVVISSVGQFKINDMTNLELFNSSISLSIAFLRLIEQGSLELVVPENKPYNDHLEFLHDEFLRIEIYEQLANIKNSFSKTSSSIKRLQSKLKLIENTIKEKVKKTKIDLPVINFIKEYELNEKEEIIFLALLKEEYTNSNENAREMNFLLNLVSSDEIERIKNRSLLDENSKLVSEEIVDYDELIGAFGGFTKIFFINDEILKDLIHPRTKHKIEHIVKETLFDFIEPEYSLKDIVLDEKTKESLNTLLKQTDKKVINKLKRWGVKSSNGIEAKIIFYGHPGTGKTVTALALAKEFNKPLLSLDCSKILSMYVGESEKNVRKLFDEYNMVAEKLKTKPVLLLNEADQFLSTRTAATFSSADKMHNQMQNIFLERIEKFEGILIATTNLLESFDKAFSRRFDLKIEFKKPSFKERLKLWELKLPKNAKYEENFDIKKLSSFELTGAQIEVIIKNTALKVAMRKNSMFKTQDFIEEIRKEKINAFDNEKEIGFLHK; translated from the coding sequence TTGGTAAATAATATAATATCTTTTTTAAAAAATCCCCAAAACAGCACTGTTTACAAAGTTTTAAATTTAAAAAAAGAAGAAACTGAAATACTAAGGATTATGCTTGAATTTTATCTGGATTCAAAAGAGGATGTCAGCGTAAAGGAAATTTTATTTTCGATATTTGGAAAAGATAAATTTAAAGCCCTTGAAAATATAGACGTAATAAAAAATCTGATAGAGGAGGGATGGGTTGTAATAAGCTCAGTGGGACAGTTTAAAATAAATGATATGACCAATCTGGAGCTTTTTAATTCCAGTATTTCTCTTTCCATTGCTTTTTTAAGGTTAATAGAGCAGGGTTCGCTCGAACTTGTGGTGCCTGAAAATAAACCATATAACGACCATCTGGAATTTTTGCATGATGAGTTTTTAAGAATAGAAATATACGAACAGCTTGCAAATATAAAAAATTCTTTTTCCAAAACAAGCTCAAGCATAAAAAGGCTTCAAAGCAAATTAAAACTTATTGAAAATACAATAAAAGAAAAAGTTAAAAAAACAAAAATTGATCTGCCGGTAATTAATTTTATAAAAGAGTATGAATTAAATGAAAAAGAGGAAATAATATTTTTAGCTCTTTTAAAAGAAGAGTATACCAATTCGAATGAAAATGCAAGGGAAATGAATTTTTTATTAAATCTTGTCAGCAGTGATGAGATAGAAAGAATAAAAAACAGAAGTTTGCTGGATGAGAACTCAAAGCTTGTCAGCGAGGAAATTGTGGATTATGACGAACTGATAGGCGCTTTTGGGGGTTTTACAAAAATATTTTTTATAAATGATGAAATACTCAAAGATTTGATACATCCAAGAACAAAACATAAAATTGAACATATTGTAAAAGAAACGCTTTTTGATTTTATTGAACCAGAATATTCATTAAAAGATATTGTTTTGGATGAGAAAACAAAAGAGAGTCTGAATACTTTGTTAAAACAGACGGATAAAAAAGTAATAAATAAATTAAAAAGATGGGGAGTAAAAAGCTCAAACGGCATAGAGGCTAAAATAATTTTTTACGGACATCCGGGAACCGGCAAAACAGTTACGGCTTTGGCTTTGGCAAAAGAGTTTAATAAGCCTCTTCTAAGCCTTGACTGCTCTAAAATACTTTCCATGTATGTGGGTGAGAGTGAAAAAAATGTAAGGAAACTTTTTGACGAATATAATATGGTGGCGGAAAAACTAAAAACAAAACCTGTGCTTTTATTGAACGAGGCCGACCAGTTTTTGAGTACAAGAACAGCCGCAACCTTCAGCAGTGCCGATAAAATGCACAATCAGATGCAAAATATATTTTTAGAAAGAATCGAAAAATTCGAAGGAATTTTAATTGCCACAACCAATCTGCTTGAATCATTTGATAAAGCATTTTCAAGAAGATTTGATTTAAAAATAGAATTTAAAAAACCGTCTTTCAAAGAAAGATTGAAATTATGGGAACTTAAGCTTCCTAAAAATGCTAAATATGAAGAAAATTTTGATATTAAGAAACTCTCATCATTTGAACTTACCGGAGCTCAAATTGAGGTTATAATAAAAAATACCGCCCTAAAAGTTGCTATGAGAAAAAATTCTATGTTTAAAACTCAAGATTTTATAGAGGAGATTAGAAAAGAAAAAATAAATGCGTTCGACAATGAAAAAGAGATAGGTTTTTTACATAAGTGA